In Promicromonospora sp. Populi, one genomic interval encodes:
- a CDS encoding RNA polymerase sigma factor, which produces MEAADDALWRAVVTQNDAAAFGAIYDRHCDSIYRYLARRLDNRELTEDLMSTVFLEAWRCRARASLENGSPLPWLFGIARMTLRRNARTAVRARRAFARLTAEPDQADHADGVAEAVDREVDARRVLAAFRRLRKIDQDVIELCLWQGLDHASASNSLGVPVGTVKSRLSRARTRLQNLFDEEIAKES; this is translated from the coding sequence ATGGAGGCTGCGGATGATGCCTTGTGGCGGGCCGTAGTCACGCAGAACGACGCGGCAGCATTCGGTGCGATCTATGACCGCCACTGCGACTCGATCTATCGCTACCTCGCTCGACGCCTGGACAACCGTGAGCTGACCGAGGACCTCATGTCGACCGTCTTCCTCGAGGCGTGGCGCTGCCGCGCTCGAGCCAGTCTCGAGAACGGCTCTCCACTGCCATGGCTGTTCGGAATCGCGAGAATGACCCTGCGGCGCAACGCACGGACCGCTGTGCGTGCACGTCGGGCCTTCGCGAGGCTCACCGCTGAACCTGACCAGGCCGATCATGCAGATGGCGTCGCTGAGGCAGTTGACCGTGAGGTGGACGCGAGGCGTGTGCTGGCCGCGTTCCGGCGGCTCCGCAAGATCGATCAGGACGTCATCGAACTGTGCCTCTGGCAGGGCCTCGATCACGCATCTGCATCGAACTCTCTTGGAGTGCCTGTAGGCACGGTGAAGAGTCGGCTCTCGCGCGCTCGCACCCGACTGCAGAACCTATTCGACGAGGAAATCGCAAAGGAGTCATGA
- a CDS encoding peptidoglycan-binding protein — protein sequence MKLSTTHSKWWLPAWLVVSGLLMAVAFLGGTLVDSPLQDAVQNSEREIQATWAVELRSAAPEVEPIEGSVRSGARIEAGASIGAGEEATREVVTATSAAVGDRVSSGDAPVFVSSRPLILLALRVPLYRDLHPGDVGEDVTDLQQALRDLGLYAGTADGEYGARTAVAVKSLYERHHATPPSPAEESVEAVKQLEAELKQKREELTQIEVEIERAATPEQGVPEPMATDDPMFSEASEDEADATTTDVLVELRAAAQRAVEQLEEDLSDARTATLTWLPQSEILAIPAGTSTVASVQPLGTILDQEESPVISLAAGIPYIEARIRVDQAPDFTKGSPVSVALVGNESEPLNGTVRRVGEFTDGSEVEGDSAFPGYLLGVSVNDGEIPSEGESVLIRPKQKVAEVSGPSVPLTALRQDAEGPYVLVAPPSHPESSEGSEPRHVAVQPLLQDGGFVILEEGELTEGMNVILEGSG from the coding sequence ATGAAGCTAAGCACGACTCACAGCAAGTGGTGGCTTCCGGCGTGGCTCGTGGTCAGCGGCCTACTGATGGCCGTGGCATTTCTCGGCGGCACGCTCGTCGATAGCCCGTTGCAGGATGCCGTCCAGAACTCCGAGCGAGAAATCCAAGCGACGTGGGCCGTCGAATTGCGGTCTGCCGCTCCGGAAGTTGAGCCGATCGAGGGTTCTGTTAGATCAGGTGCTCGAATCGAAGCCGGTGCAAGCATAGGCGCCGGGGAAGAGGCCACACGCGAGGTCGTTACTGCAACCAGCGCCGCAGTTGGCGACCGGGTGAGTTCGGGCGACGCGCCCGTCTTCGTTTCCAGCCGGCCCTTGATCTTGCTTGCCCTGCGGGTGCCCCTCTACCGGGACCTGCACCCTGGCGATGTTGGCGAAGACGTCACCGACCTGCAGCAGGCGCTGAGGGATCTGGGTCTGTACGCCGGAACGGCGGATGGTGAGTACGGCGCAAGGACAGCTGTCGCGGTCAAGAGCCTCTACGAGCGGCACCATGCCACGCCGCCCTCGCCAGCAGAGGAGAGCGTCGAAGCGGTGAAACAGCTTGAGGCTGAACTGAAGCAAAAGAGGGAAGAGCTCACCCAGATCGAAGTAGAGATCGAGCGGGCCGCAACGCCGGAGCAGGGCGTACCCGAACCGATGGCTACGGACGATCCCATGTTCTCCGAGGCATCAGAGGACGAGGCAGACGCAACCACTACCGACGTATTGGTGGAGTTGCGCGCCGCAGCACAGCGCGCCGTCGAACAACTCGAGGAAGACCTCTCCGACGCCCGTACCGCCACGCTGACCTGGCTGCCACAATCGGAAATTCTAGCGATCCCGGCTGGAACTAGCACGGTTGCTTCCGTACAGCCCCTGGGTACGATCCTCGACCAAGAAGAGTCTCCCGTCATCTCACTCGCCGCAGGAATTCCTTACATCGAGGCTCGGATTCGTGTCGATCAAGCTCCCGACTTCACTAAGGGAAGTCCAGTATCTGTTGCACTAGTCGGCAACGAATCGGAGCCCCTGAATGGGACGGTGAGAAGAGTTGGAGAATTCACCGATGGAAGCGAGGTGGAGGGCGACTCGGCGTTCCCGGGTTATTTACTAGGAGTTTCAGTGAACGATGGCGAGATCCCCTCCGAGGGGGAGAGCGTTTTGATCAGGCCCAAACAGAAGGTGGCAGAAGTCAGCGGTCCATCGGTGCCACTGACCGCCTTGCGGCAAGACGCAGAGGGCCCGTACGTCCTCGTCGCTCCACCCTCTCATCCCGAGTCCTCTGAGGGCTCGGAGCCTCGCCACGTGGCCGTTCAGCCCCTCCTCCAGGACGGTGGATTCGTCATCCTCGAGGAGGGTGAGCTCACCGAGGGCATGAACGTCATACTCGAGGGCTCAGGATGA
- a CDS encoding ABC transporter ATP-binding protein, protein MTRAFLQAQRISRTFPGPPEVEALRRASLAMDLGERVTILGKSGSGKSTLMNILGLLDAPDGGKYHLGGVDTSTLSNRGLDGVRARDLGFVFQAFHVLGHKSVYENVNLKLATVGTPRAVRREVIEAALSQVSLAHRISSPARLLSGGEKQRLAIARAIVGRPRVIFADEPTGNLDPETAAEVRTLLSTLAETGIAVLVISHDPDMAAWADRRLTLIDGVLE, encoded by the coding sequence ATGACGCGCGCATTCCTGCAGGCGCAAAGGATATCCCGCACATTCCCCGGGCCGCCGGAGGTCGAGGCGCTGAGGCGGGCGTCGCTGGCGATGGATCTTGGCGAGAGAGTGACAATCCTGGGAAAGTCGGGGTCCGGGAAATCTACGCTGATGAACATATTGGGGCTTCTCGACGCCCCAGATGGTGGCAAGTACCACCTAGGAGGCGTCGACACTTCGACGTTGAGCAACCGAGGCCTCGACGGTGTTCGAGCTCGTGACCTCGGATTCGTGTTCCAGGCGTTCCATGTGCTGGGGCACAAGAGTGTGTATGAGAATGTCAACTTGAAACTTGCAACGGTTGGCACTCCTCGTGCAGTTCGGCGCGAGGTAATCGAAGCGGCTCTTTCGCAGGTGAGTCTTGCGCATCGCATTAGTTCTCCCGCACGCCTCCTGTCCGGCGGCGAGAAGCAGCGCCTCGCCATCGCCAGAGCGATCGTGGGCCGACCGCGGGTGATTTTCGCCGACGAACCTACTGGCAATCTGGACCCTGAGACAGCCGCAGAGGTTCGCACCTTGTTGTCCACGCTTGCGGAGACCGGCATCGCAGTCCTGGTCATCAGCCACGACCCCGATATGGCGGCGTGGGCCGACCGGCGCCTCACCTTGATAGACGGCGTGCTCGAATGA
- a CDS encoding ABC transporter permease → MKALRRAIDRVRDEIDDSAGHLTDRIGRTLLLLLAVAFSTGSLVAAIGVSASASSQIRADIAAAVLNKVSISAAGDAGASDTRLFQEGSAEAVCRLELVTACGLRIEIDASLARVSTLAGQATSVVTIAAQSGYLSADEIVASDGSQLLDAQDPFDVALVGPEAAEALGIPPTATVTDGYQINVAGRPVEVVGLISSEADTRAYSNVVVIPYAMGLEVAGGDGSAQLLVATEPGGGGPVAAVAREAARPDRPEILQVTRVATMQEVRTGVDVQLTRLATAVSVVLIVLTTLVIGNALLTSVVARTVEIGVRRALGGTRASVARLLVNEGVLLGFLGGMAGAGAGMCVTLVVSALNDWDFSPPLVAFVAPAVGVLSGAIASAVPAVIAMRIQPSLAMRWD, encoded by the coding sequence ATGAAGGCGCTGCGCCGAGCAATTGACCGTGTCAGAGACGAGATCGACGACTCGGCCGGGCACTTGACCGATCGGATCGGCAGGACGCTACTCCTTCTCCTGGCCGTTGCATTCAGCACTGGATCCCTTGTTGCAGCGATCGGCGTGAGCGCGTCGGCGAGCTCGCAGATCCGCGCCGACATCGCCGCCGCGGTACTCAACAAGGTCTCGATCTCGGCGGCCGGCGACGCAGGCGCGAGTGATACTCGGCTCTTCCAGGAAGGCTCTGCTGAAGCTGTTTGCAGGTTAGAGCTCGTCACCGCCTGTGGGCTGCGAATCGAAATCGACGCTTCCCTCGCCCGCGTTTCAACGCTTGCCGGGCAAGCCACCAGCGTCGTTACGATCGCCGCACAGTCGGGATACCTAAGCGCCGACGAGATCGTGGCGAGCGACGGTAGTCAGCTACTGGACGCGCAGGATCCGTTTGATGTGGCTCTCGTTGGTCCGGAAGCCGCCGAGGCGCTTGGGATTCCACCTACAGCCACTGTGACCGATGGATACCAGATCAACGTTGCCGGGCGGCCAGTTGAAGTCGTCGGGCTGATCAGCTCAGAGGCCGACACTCGCGCTTACAGCAACGTTGTCGTCATTCCGTACGCGATGGGTCTTGAGGTGGCAGGTGGCGATGGATCGGCTCAACTGCTTGTCGCCACAGAACCCGGCGGCGGCGGTCCCGTCGCCGCAGTCGCCCGGGAGGCAGCCCGACCTGACCGACCAGAGATTCTCCAAGTAACCCGGGTAGCGACCATGCAGGAGGTGCGGACGGGCGTCGACGTACAGCTGACCAGGCTGGCTACGGCGGTCTCGGTCGTCCTGATTGTGCTCACCACCCTGGTCATCGGAAATGCGCTGCTCACCTCCGTCGTGGCCCGGACAGTTGAAATCGGCGTCCGGCGGGCACTTGGTGGAACGCGAGCGTCGGTTGCCCGCCTGCTGGTCAATGAAGGCGTCCTGCTCGGGTTTCTCGGCGGGATGGCAGGTGCAGGCGCGGGCATGTGCGTGACGCTCGTTGTCTCGGCACTGAACGACTGGGACTTCTCACCCCCACTGGTCGCGTTCGTGGCTCCCGCCGTAGGCGTCTTGTCGGGCGCGATCGCGTCAGCGGTCCCTGCTGTGATCGCAATGCGCATCCAGCCCTCGCTGGCGATGCGGTGGGACTAG
- the mobF gene encoding MobF family relaxase — MALARDGTVGAPGTAHLARTPQGRWLVVAVSVHAMGVGNGTEYLTRSVVNADCDFPSPDDGAGMDPVIAYYTEAGTPPGYWLGRGVDDLGGGGVLAPGQRVTTTQLQRLLEAGRDPVTAEPLGRAHAKIVPLAERIEKRAAALDPNLSAEDRQTAVDEIVQDEKLAGKRGPVAGFDLTFSPPKSVSVLWGLSDRTTQAVILGAHRAAMAETTRFIEDHIAATRTGTDAGDGSIMQVDVTGVIATAFDHWDSRAHDPQLHTHVVIANKVLAVTDGKWRTLDSRALFNANVAFSEHYNAVLADRLTGTLGVKWERRARGKDRNPRFEIVGVSDELIEEFSSRSAEIEHCADQLIDEYREKHGRTPTPGTINQLREQATLATRPPKTIESLADLAEQWRQRAERILGQGPSEWARGLLAAAANEPGRTFAADDVPQDAVTQAAALVLAVVGDKRATWKHWNLWAEAERQIMERRFTTHQDRVEVVARIVALAEGGSVTLTPPELAPTPEAMQRGDGSSTLRPKYATVFTSQAVLDAEKRLLGLMDDHTAPALKTARLRTVLDQGVRQGVLDASQAEAVTAVAGSGRRLDLLVGPAGTGKTTTLRALRALWEQRYGPGTVVGLAPSAAAADVLGTELGIECENTAMWLTRHHHGRAQFTDGQLVIVDEASLAGTHTLDRLTRAAVEAGAKVLLVGDPAQLPAVETGGTLTLLTGERARTTGDVPTLTEVHRFRADWEKRATLRLRDGDPDILATYQEHGRIQAGTTEDMTDAAYTAWKSDTEKGLSSVLVVPDTATMNDLNRRARAERVLTGRVSDGNTVRLAGQTRASAGDLILTRRNDRTLRHGHAGWVRNGDRWQITTVHHDGSITAQRIDPDAHTDARNVDRQQLSGQMVRLPAAYVAEHVDLGYAITAHRAQGLTVDTAYTVASPSMSRENLYVALTRGRATNTVFVPVDQPDRDHNHEHTIGAAIDPDLPEQAAAHAVLAGILHRVGAEPSAHQTHRDEEHRWGSIAQLAAEYDTIAAHAQRPRWTRLVAHTLAGEGFTARDIAQVVESAAFGPLCAELRRAEGDGHDVARLLPRLAAARSLYDADDAAAVLYDRLSRAATSASTGRNRIAGLVPRAQGPVPDDVRKALDSRAELIEQRARTIAENALRDRQPWTRHLPPRPHGPAERAWQDTVIAVAAYRDRYTVTGGGLLGAPPTTIAQRDDAHRIRALVQKLIRVSHVPHVPPSSHPAGPVLG, encoded by the coding sequence TTGGCGTTGGCCCGCGACGGCACCGTTGGCGCACCGGGTACCGCACACCTCGCCCGCACACCCCAAGGCCGGTGGTTGGTCGTGGCGGTGAGCGTGCACGCGATGGGCGTGGGCAACGGGACCGAGTACCTGACCAGGTCCGTGGTCAACGCCGACTGCGATTTCCCCAGCCCCGACGACGGCGCGGGCATGGACCCGGTCATCGCGTACTACACCGAGGCCGGCACCCCGCCCGGGTACTGGCTCGGACGCGGAGTCGACGACCTCGGCGGCGGAGGAGTGCTCGCCCCCGGGCAGCGCGTCACCACCACGCAGCTCCAGCGGCTCTTGGAGGCGGGCCGTGACCCGGTCACGGCCGAACCGCTGGGCCGTGCGCACGCCAAGATCGTGCCCCTGGCTGAGCGGATCGAGAAGAGGGCCGCAGCCCTGGACCCGAACCTGAGCGCGGAGGACCGGCAGACCGCGGTGGACGAAATCGTCCAGGACGAGAAGCTAGCCGGGAAGAGAGGCCCGGTCGCAGGGTTCGACCTGACCTTCTCACCACCGAAGTCGGTCTCGGTGCTGTGGGGCCTGTCGGACCGCACCACGCAGGCGGTGATCCTGGGCGCACACCGTGCCGCGATGGCGGAGACCACCCGGTTCATCGAGGACCACATCGCTGCCACGCGGACGGGTACCGATGCCGGGGACGGGTCCATCATGCAGGTGGACGTCACCGGTGTGATCGCGACCGCGTTCGATCATTGGGACTCCCGCGCGCACGACCCGCAGCTGCACACGCACGTCGTGATCGCGAACAAGGTCCTGGCCGTGACCGACGGCAAGTGGCGCACCCTGGACTCACGGGCGTTGTTCAACGCGAACGTGGCGTTCAGCGAGCACTACAACGCGGTCCTGGCCGACCGTCTCACCGGCACCTTAGGCGTGAAGTGGGAGCGACGAGCGCGCGGCAAGGACCGCAACCCGAGGTTCGAGATCGTCGGCGTCAGCGACGAACTGATCGAGGAGTTCTCCTCCCGGTCGGCCGAGATCGAGCACTGCGCCGACCAGCTCATCGACGAGTACCGCGAGAAGCACGGCCGCACCCCCACACCCGGCACGATCAACCAGTTGCGGGAACAAGCGACCCTGGCCACGCGCCCGCCCAAGACGATCGAGTCCCTGGCCGACCTGGCCGAGCAGTGGCGTCAGCGTGCCGAGCGCATCTTGGGCCAGGGCCCGAGCGAGTGGGCGCGCGGACTACTAGCCGCTGCTGCCAATGAACCGGGGCGCACCTTTGCGGCCGACGATGTCCCCCAGGACGCGGTCACCCAGGCTGCCGCGCTCGTGCTGGCCGTGGTGGGGGACAAGCGGGCGACATGGAAGCACTGGAACCTGTGGGCCGAGGCCGAACGCCAGATCATGGAGCGGCGCTTCACCACCCACCAAGACCGTGTCGAGGTCGTGGCGCGGATCGTCGCCCTGGCCGAGGGCGGCTCGGTCACCCTGACCCCGCCGGAGCTCGCCCCCACACCCGAGGCCATGCAACGCGGCGACGGCAGCAGCACCTTGCGTCCCAAGTACGCCACGGTGTTCACCTCCCAGGCCGTCCTGGACGCCGAGAAACGACTCCTCGGACTCATGGACGACCACACCGCACCGGCCCTGAAGACGGCCCGGCTCCGGACGGTCCTGGACCAGGGTGTGCGGCAAGGCGTGCTCGACGCCTCGCAGGCCGAAGCCGTCACAGCGGTGGCAGGCTCCGGCCGCCGTCTGGACCTGTTGGTCGGTCCGGCCGGGACCGGTAAGACCACCACCCTGCGTGCGCTGCGCGCCCTGTGGGAACAGCGGTACGGACCCGGCACCGTTGTGGGCCTGGCACCCTCCGCCGCCGCTGCTGACGTCTTGGGCACCGAGCTGGGTATCGAGTGCGAGAACACCGCGATGTGGCTCACCCGCCACCACCACGGACGGGCACAGTTCACGGATGGGCAACTGGTGATTGTGGACGAGGCATCCCTGGCAGGGACGCACACCCTGGACCGTCTGACCCGGGCCGCCGTCGAGGCCGGCGCGAAGGTGCTCCTTGTTGGTGACCCGGCCCAGCTCCCCGCTGTGGAGACCGGTGGCACCCTGACGCTCCTGACTGGCGAGCGGGCCCGGACGACTGGTGACGTCCCCACCCTGACCGAGGTTCACCGCTTCCGCGCCGACTGGGAGAAGCGCGCCACACTCCGCCTGCGCGATGGCGACCCCGACATCCTGGCCACCTACCAGGAGCACGGGCGTATCCAGGCGGGCACCACCGAGGACATGACCGACGCCGCCTACACGGCGTGGAAGTCCGACACCGAGAAGGGGTTGTCGTCGGTGCTGGTCGTGCCGGACACCGCCACGATGAACGACCTCAACCGTCGCGCCCGCGCCGAACGCGTCCTGACCGGACGTGTCTCCGACGGCAACACGGTCCGCCTGGCCGGGCAGACCCGCGCCTCGGCCGGAGACCTGATCCTCACCCGCCGCAACGACCGCACCCTGCGCCACGGACACGCCGGATGGGTCCGCAACGGCGACCGCTGGCAGATCACGACCGTCCACCACGACGGATCAATCACCGCACAGCGGATCGACCCCGACGCGCACACCGATGCCCGGAACGTCGACCGCCAGCAGCTCAGTGGTCAGATGGTCCGGCTGCCCGCCGCTTACGTGGCCGAGCACGTCGACCTTGGGTACGCGATCACCGCACATCGCGCCCAAGGCCTGACCGTGGATACCGCGTACACGGTCGCGAGCCCGAGCATGAGCCGGGAGAACCTGTACGTCGCCCTCACTCGAGGCCGCGCGACGAACACCGTGTTCGTGCCCGTCGACCAGCCCGACCGCGACCACAACCACGAACACACCATCGGCGCAGCGATCGACCCCGACCTGCCCGAGCAGGCCGCAGCACACGCCGTCCTGGCGGGCATCCTGCACCGGGTCGGCGCCGAACCCTCCGCACACCAGACCCACCGCGACGAGGAGCACCGGTGGGGATCGATCGCGCAGCTCGCTGCCGAGTACGACACGATCGCCGCCCATGCTCAACGACCGCGCTGGACGCGACTGGTCGCGCACACCCTGGCAGGCGAAGGCTTCACCGCCCGGGACATCGCCCAGGTCGTGGAGTCCGCCGCGTTCGGGCCGCTGTGCGCCGAACTGCGCCGGGCCGAGGGCGACGGTCATGACGTGGCACGTCTGCTACCCAGGCTTGCGGCAGCCCGGAGCCTGTACGACGCAGACGACGCCGCAGCTGTCCTGTACGACCGGCTCAGCCGTGCAGCGACTAGCGCGTCCACCGGGCGGAACAGGATCGCCGGACTTGTCCCACGCGCACAGGGCCCCGTCCCTGACGATGTCCGCAAAGCCCTCGACAGCCGCGCCGAACTCATTGAGCAGCGCGCCCGCACTATCGCAGAGAATGCCCTTCGCGATCGCCAACCCTGGACCCGACACCTGCCGCCACGTCCTCACGGCCCGGCCGAACGCGCCTGGCAGGACACCGTCATCGCCGTGGCCGCCTACCGCGACCGCTACACCGTGACAGGGGGCGGCCTGCTGGGTGCCCCGCCCACCACCATCGCCCAGCGCGACGATGCCCACCGGATCCGCGCCCTGGTGCAGAAGTTGATCCGTGTCAGCCACGTACCCCACGTGCCACCTTCAAGTCACCCAGCCGGTCCGGTTCTCGGCTGA
- a CDS encoding helix-turn-helix transcriptional regulator, with amino-acid sequence MLVVVTTDAGTDTAAQKDDPMLRTREVSDLLGVPENTLRWWRYIGTGPVSFRLGPRRVVYRRSKVMAWLAAQEAAGAKHTAA; translated from the coding sequence GTGCTTGTGGTTGTCACGACGGACGCCGGAACGGATACGGCTGCGCAGAAGGACGATCCGATGCTGCGCACCCGGGAGGTCTCTGACCTGCTGGGCGTGCCGGAGAACACGCTGCGGTGGTGGCGGTACATCGGGACGGGGCCGGTCTCGTTCCGGCTCGGTCCGCGCCGGGTGGTCTACCGGCGCTCGAAGGTGATGGCCTGGTTGGCTGCGCAGGAGGCGGCTGGTGCCAAGCACACAGCGGCCTGA
- a CDS encoding helix-turn-helix domain-containing protein codes for MDEDEVIGANLRRYRTDRGITQAKFAMALMSNGVGGMYPQTIQKIERGQRPLRFFEGLVAARVLDVEPGALYDLDPEADVDRDAAKLARDITYAVEAYEAAGDGLNDICNEAEEFLRDASDLNAASRRWIENALNAARPDRKTDNASVGPSDPGPQPPAPEEN; via the coding sequence ATGGACGAAGACGAAGTCATTGGCGCCAACCTGCGCCGGTACCGAACGGACCGAGGCATCACCCAGGCGAAGTTCGCCATGGCACTCATGAGCAACGGCGTCGGCGGCATGTACCCGCAGACCATCCAGAAGATCGAACGCGGCCAGCGACCATTGCGCTTCTTCGAAGGGCTCGTCGCCGCACGCGTCCTCGACGTCGAGCCCGGAGCGCTCTACGACCTCGACCCCGAAGCCGACGTCGACCGTGACGCCGCCAAGCTCGCACGCGACATCACCTATGCGGTCGAGGCCTACGAGGCCGCCGGGGACGGCCTCAACGACATCTGCAACGAGGCCGAGGAATTCCTCCGCGACGCATCAGATCTGAACGCCGCAAGCCGACGCTGGATCGAGAACGCCCTCAATGCGGCACGCCCCGACCGCAAGACGGATAACGCCAGCGTCGGACCGTCCGACCCTGGCCCCCAACCTCCCGCACCCGAGGAGAACTGA
- a CDS encoding tyrosine-type recombinase/integrase — protein MATAWVEDRWLDSDGEKTKDFGRGKRWRVRYRDPGKRLRAESYKLKTNAERRRDELSAEILMGRFVDPDAGKVTFKEYAEHWRKLQVHRGNTEDQIDVVLEIRTYPRLGDLSLASIDSEDIQSWVKWLSTAAITLGEGKTKGYAPATVGVTHRIVSGIFKSAVATNRITSNPCAGTRLPKKTPKRVKPIPTESLWSLIDAFPERFRGLILFTACTGLRQGEAFGLTLDRLDFDNKIMHVDRQITGSVAGKPTFGPLKTEASYREVPLSASTVKALKEYMGKFPPGPDGLVFTNTENGALRRSAFWDTWRRALKVAKLSGFTFHDLRHYYASLLIRHGASVKAVQARLGHKNASETLDTYSHLWPDEDDQTRTAIDLVLSTRPTKSAASKAA, from the coding sequence ATGGCGACCGCATGGGTCGAAGATCGCTGGCTCGACAGCGACGGCGAGAAGACCAAAGACTTCGGGCGAGGCAAGCGGTGGCGGGTCCGCTATCGCGACCCGGGCAAGCGCCTGCGCGCCGAGTCGTACAAGCTCAAGACCAACGCCGAGCGCCGCCGCGACGAGCTGTCAGCCGAAATTCTGATGGGCCGCTTCGTCGATCCGGACGCCGGCAAGGTCACGTTCAAGGAGTACGCCGAACACTGGCGCAAGCTCCAGGTCCATCGCGGCAACACGGAGGACCAGATCGACGTGGTCCTTGAGATCCGGACGTACCCACGGCTCGGAGACCTGTCTCTCGCCTCGATCGACTCCGAGGACATCCAGTCATGGGTCAAGTGGCTCTCGACCGCCGCGATCACTCTGGGTGAGGGCAAGACCAAGGGGTACGCCCCAGCCACCGTAGGTGTGACCCATCGGATCGTGTCCGGCATCTTCAAGTCCGCCGTCGCGACGAATCGGATCACGTCGAACCCGTGCGCGGGCACACGCCTGCCGAAGAAGACGCCCAAGCGCGTCAAGCCGATTCCGACCGAGTCGCTGTGGTCGCTCATCGACGCCTTCCCCGAGAGGTTCCGGGGCCTCATCCTGTTCACCGCGTGCACGGGACTCCGGCAGGGTGAGGCGTTCGGCCTCACCTTGGATCGGCTCGACTTCGACAACAAGATCATGCACGTTGACCGGCAGATCACCGGGTCGGTTGCGGGCAAGCCGACATTCGGGCCGCTCAAGACCGAAGCAAGTTATCGAGAGGTGCCGCTGTCGGCGTCCACGGTCAAGGCCCTGAAGGAGTACATGGGCAAGTTCCCACCGGGACCTGACGGCTTGGTCTTCACCAACACCGAGAATGGCGCACTGCGCCGCTCGGCGTTCTGGGATACCTGGCGACGCGCGCTCAAGGTGGCGAAGCTCTCAGGCTTCACCTTCCACGATCTGCGCCACTACTACGCGAGCCTGCTCATCCGTCACGGCGCGTCCGTCAAGGCGGTCCAGGCCCGGCTGGGCCACAAGAACGCCAGTGAGACGCTGGACACCTACTCGCACCTGTGGCCCGACGAGGACGATCAGACGCGTACCGCGATTGACCTCGTCCTGAGCACTCGTCCGACCAAGTCCGCAGCGTCGAAAGCCGCGTGA
- a CDS encoding YaaA family protein encodes MLLLLPPSEGKTPAPDGAAPFDLNALAHPELTALREQVLAALAQVSARPGATSALGVSDGLAEEVARNTALHAAPAARAAEVYTGVLYAAAGLAALPDAAARRAQASVLTFSGLWGVVAPDDRIPAYRLGMGIALPDVGRLATFWKPALSAALDARAAGDVVVDCRSATYVAAWRPTTTGTDRTKATEWVEVRVLRETDGKRTVVSHNAKHTRGVLAGHLLRRENEARTSEDVLKAAQELVGSVVLTEIGSGKDQTLIEASLLTGRPRGPRTLELVLA; translated from the coding sequence GTGCTCCTGCTTCTTCCGCCCTCCGAGGGCAAGACGCCCGCCCCCGACGGCGCCGCCCCCTTCGACCTGAACGCTCTGGCCCACCCGGAGCTCACGGCGCTGCGCGAGCAGGTGCTGGCCGCGCTCGCACAGGTCAGCGCACGCCCCGGAGCGACGTCGGCCCTGGGAGTGAGCGACGGGCTCGCCGAGGAGGTGGCGCGGAACACCGCGCTGCACGCAGCGCCCGCAGCCCGCGCGGCCGAGGTCTACACGGGGGTCCTGTACGCGGCCGCCGGTCTCGCCGCCCTGCCCGACGCCGCCGCGCGGCGCGCCCAGGCGAGCGTCCTCACCTTCTCCGGCCTGTGGGGCGTCGTCGCGCCCGATGACCGCATCCCCGCCTATCGGCTCGGTATGGGCATCGCCCTGCCCGACGTCGGCCGGCTCGCCACGTTCTGGAAGCCCGCCCTCTCCGCGGCGCTCGACGCACGGGCCGCCGGCGACGTCGTCGTCGACTGCCGGTCCGCGACGTACGTCGCGGCATGGCGACCGACGACGACGGGCACCGACCGAACCAAGGCCACCGAATGGGTGGAGGTGCGCGTGCTGCGCGAGACCGACGGCAAGCGGACCGTGGTGTCGCACAACGCCAAGCACACGCGAGGCGTGCTCGCCGGGCACCTGCTGCGCCGCGAGAACGAGGCCCGGACCAGCGAGGACGTGCTCAAAGCCGCGCAGGAGCTGGTCGGATCCGTGGTGCTCACCGAGATCGGCTCAGGCAAGGACCAGACGCTGATCGAGGCGAGCCTCCTGACCGGCAGACCGCGCGGTCCAAGGACCCTGGAGCTCGTCCTCGCCTGA